In Gossypium arboreum isolate Shixiya-1 chromosome 3, ASM2569848v2, whole genome shotgun sequence, the sequence ttaaaaaattatatctatatatatatgctaCTTTGATAGGATTGAAAGGTAGAATAGGTTAGATCCTTTTTCTCTTAATATATTACTTTTTGGGATCAAAATCTCTTAATATGTTAAAAGCATAATTTTAGTTAAATATGAAGTAACTAATAAATTGAAAACATGTATttaattgaataataaataataaatgatagTTTTAATATTAAAAGAATAAAGCCATACCTTCCTAGCTCTCAGTTCAATCATGGCGAAATACTTAAGTAGATAGTAAAAGCAACGATTTTCAATACGATGAATTAAATGTGATTAGTACGTAATCATATGGTTGCTCCCATATCCTCTAACCTTTGCCATCTCTGTCACTGAAACAAACAAGACAACACTCAAGCAATTAAGCTCCAACTCATTCCTACCCTTTTGCACAAAGTGGATGGATTCGTTTAATCCATTACTTGGTGTTGAATCTGGGTATGGCTGGCAGACATGGCTTGAGAGGAAACTGGTCTACCAACAAATAGTTAAATCGCCATAAAGGATGGAGCAAATATAGAACAGAGGAAGCAATGGCATGAAGAACCCTAGGAAAGTGGATCTATTCATAGCAAAATATGTAGTCATTACTCCTTACAAGCTGAGAATGCATAATATAACCATCAAATATAGACaatgcttgagattgtttgtGCCTACCATAAATGAATAAACAGAGCTTGAGTTTAGCTTCAACCCTTCAATGCCTTATCAAAGACAAGGCATCTAATGAACAAAAAATGGTTAAAGTTTActagaataaataatatatatatatctaatttaTGTAGAAACCTCTTAAACCATCACTGTTATTTTGAATGTAGTTGGATATGATAAATAAGGCTGCACATAAACTGAAGCTGGAATTTCGCTGGTCATCACTTGGATTCATTTGCAGCAGAAGCATCACCATTTTGTTGCTGGGTCTGTGACTGGTTATCGTGACCCTGCTGAGGTTGGTGTTGCTGCTGCATCTGATAAATGTTTAGCTGCTGCTGTTGCTGAGGCTGTAATTGGAGCATTTGATGATCAATTGAAAGTTGCTGAGCCATACAGTTTGAAAGATGAACCTCTCCACTGAACTCTGCGGCAGTGAGCTTCAGTCGCTGGACTTCAGCAGCTAATGCTTCATTTAGTGCTGCAACACCAAACCCATTAAAGAGTATCATGTTTTAGTTCAGATACAAATGTATCATTggcataaacaaataaaaatgtaaGTTAAAAGCAACTAACCACAAGAACAGACATCAAAATGAACAGAAATCGATCTCTAGCCAcaagaaaagaaaacaatttgGTTCTCTTCAAACATCTTTCATGTAGGATTTGCTATGATAACATCATCAGAATAACAAAAATAGCTCCATTCTAAAAATTCTAAGCAAGTTCTTGTCATCATGCCTTGCATTGCATGGTCATAAAACTTGGCGTTATTTTCACCAAAGAGAAGAACAATTAGGAGTCCTATGTTTGATAAGCCTAAGCCTCCTTCATCTCCAATTAGTGCCGGATATATGCAAATCTTAAATAACCATATGTGCATCTATAAATGTAACTTATCATATAAGTCAAGAAAGTAATGATGAGATAATATCAGAGAACTAAACATATAAAGCCACACCAACATGAATTCAAAATGCAAAGACATTTTCAGCAAATACACCTGAAGGGTGTGTTTgaataaagaattttaaaattttagagatTTTTAAAATGATAGTATCTTAAAATTCATCACTTCAAAATTCTTGCAATTGTAGTTTCGTTGTTAGAGTAAGCAATTgttctaaaaaatttaaataattagatttttgtgagttaaaaaataattataaaaaagaaTAATGATACTAAAATAAATAGTACAAAATATGCAATACGAATatcattaaattttgaaaaaaaattataaatattttataataaaaatttaaatatatattagagTTAAATAATAATATGCTATCTTGCCGCAAACCATGTAcattaaataaaataagattatGAGGAATTCAGAAAACCACCTCTTTAGGTGGGATTTGGAAAAAGAATGAGTCACTCAAATCCCCTCTTAAAATTCCTTATAAAATTTGAAATCCTCCATTATTTTACACAAATAAGTAAATTCTGAAAACTAAATTCTGAAAACTTTGTTAGAAATGAAATTCGTCCTCCAAATTCCTTATACAAACACACATGAAAAGAAAATTGGCAATACTCACCCATAATCTTTGCTAGAAATGCAGGGGTATTCAATTTCAGGTGTATCCAAATTGCTAAAAGAATAAGAATAATATTTGGAAGTAAGATGGTGTAGTTGAAGCGCTATGACTAGAGAGCTGATCACATTTGGCATATCAAAGAATGGTAAAATACAAAAATGGTGCAACTCAAAAAAACCATGATAGATTTGTGGGAATACCTATGGTAGGCCAAAGGTTCATGATAAAGAAAAATAATGTGTACCAATTAAGAAACTTCAATGAAACAAATGACATAAGATTTAAGAACAAAGAAGCGTATACCATCTTTCAGTTGGGCCTGTTGCTCCATGGCCTGAAGACGAAACTTTAGCTCATTGTTCTGGCTTGTCAGCCCAGCAGAATCTCTCTAAACAAGGAAAACCAACAAAGGAACAGCTAAGTATGAATTGAGGGCAACTAAAGTTGAAAAATGTGCAATAACATTATAGCTTTATACTCACCTGTAACATTGTTAGCTGTGCAGATAATGTGGTTGCCTCAGTTTGCAAAGTTTGCACCTTTTGCTCCAGTTCTGCGATGTACTGCATCTTCCGCTGCTTGGAACGAGCAGCTGATTGACGATTAGCCAAAATCCTACCATGAATAAATCAGAAACATCAACTATGCCCAATTGTATGCAACACCAGaagcaaaattaaaagaaaagagagaaagagaagCAATTTACAAAACCTTTTGACGCGTTTTGGATCTACAGATGCCATCTCAGCCAGCTTCTCATTTTCCATGATCTTTTTAAGCTCAGATTCATTGAACTCACTACTCCCAAGCTCAAAGTTGAATTTACTTGAATTTGCATCGCCTGAGCTACCAGGAGAGTGATGATTGCCATGATTTCCTGAAGGAGGAATTTTTGGTGTATCCTCATCAAATTGCAGACTTCCCATGTAACTGTCCATTGAAACACTTCTGTAGTGCCGAACAGTCGGTGCAATATCTCCAGCAGCCCTCCTCTTGACACCTTCCCTCTTCTCACTTGAAACACCAGAACTCATTCCCTGTATATTGATTGGATGTTTATGTACTCTACTATCGACTTCATTGTCACTACTTTCGCCTCCATATGTCTTTGTGCCACTTGCTTTGCTATCCATATCCCTGTCCTCAGTACCAGAAGAGTTCAATGTCTCAAGATTTTCCAAATTCATGTACGCATTGAACAGGTCATCCGCAACGTCCACCTCAGATTTCCTCTCACCGGTCACTTCTAAATTACTGCCAGTATCCTTTCTCCATTCTGATTCTCGTTTCACCAACTGAATCGGTTTCCCTACACCAAAAGAGGTATCCCTACCTGAAACTGACCTATCCAACACACCAGGATTTCCTATTGGAATAGATTGAGGCAAAGACTGAATCATAGTAGAAAATCCTAATGGAACATCGCTGCTAGAGCGCCTATGTCCTTTACGCGGAGGTAGACTTGAACTCTCGCCAATGCGAAATTCATTACATCCTCCAGCAACAGGTGAAGGAAGTGAGGACCTAACATTAGAATTGGCAAACCTTTCTTCCATAGAAACATCATTTGAAGCAGGATCTGAGGCAGACGAGACAGGAGGATCTTGATAAGGGGGAGGGCACCATGGCGGCAATCTATCAAGGGAGAAGAAGGTGGGCTGAGATAAAGACCTAGAATGACTGGGTGCTCCATGTTGAGCATTGGGACGAGAACCAATGAGCTGTTGCGAATAAGGCAATGAAGCAGTAGGGTTGTTGGGGTGTGAAGGAGGTATCCCAGGTCTTTTAGAATTGTTGTTCTCAGGACTCAAACGCATATAAGAAGGAGaaggagaaggagaagaagaaggagaaggagaagGAGAAGCCATTTGTGAGGCATTGGAAAAGGGTATATCTAAGTTGCTTTGAGGCTTAGGAATTGAATTTGAACCCTCCATTTTCATTCATAGTTTTTTTCAACTGctacatggaaaaataaaatcaaatgaaaatataaaaaagaaataaGGAGAACCAACGTAtttctataaatatatatacctgGTTAACAAAACCCTACCTTTTTTATGCAGTACAATGAGTGAAAATGAGGAGGCTAAATATGCAAAGTGAATCATAATGATTTCCCAATATTTTAGCTAAAAATGGCGGCGATTACACAGTCCTAAAAATCTGATCGAAAGACTGTGAAATGAAGAGGAGGTTCTTAAagctaaaagaaaaacaaaagaaccATCTAATTCTTACCAAAAGTCATAAGTGAaaagaaaaatcacaaaacaaGCTCAGAACCCTAGAAATGAAAATACGAAGACAGTTAAAGCAAAAACTCACATTGTAGCCAGAAAAATGAATCAAAAGCAGCTAAAGTACAAGCAGAAAACActaaaaacaaataataattgAGGAGGACTTAAAGCAAAACAGATGatcaaaccccaaaaaaaaaaatgtgagtgAAGTAGAGAAGAAGCTCACCAGCAGAAGAAATTGAGAGGAAAGGAAAGAGAGTCGAAAGAAGAAATATGTGGAAAGGAGGAGTAGAAGACGAATTTTTACCCTTTCCTTTCGTGTCCTAAATCCTTAGAGGTGTTTTTCTATTTAGAAATTAGACTTGCTGTCTCAGTCTACGTTGTTTTCGTTCGTTGATATGGTGATCTCGTCTCTTGATTTTCCATTCTCCTCACCTTCTTCCACGGCAGGTGGGATAAATACTCATTTTAACCTTATAATAATCAATATAAAAGTAAGGCTCGTTTTGCATTTTTTACATTTTGTTGctcaaatttaaataattttacattatAACTAAATGAATTATGTAATATATTATttgtaatatattatttataaattttgatttaacggTAAAGACTAAATTTTAACGACTTTAGgcctataatatatatatttctatttttaGTATAAAGGTAAAAAccacttaaatatattttataaagtgtttaatatataatatatatactatataCATTCAAGTAAATAAATTATTGGTCTAATGGCAGTAACTTGAGAagattttaaaggattaaaataTGCTATAGATTAGTTACAAGGATTATTTAAGATGGTAAGAGTTTCTTTTACCTTAATTAGTAGTCGAGGGATTAATCTTCGTCTTAAGTATGAAGTAATTTTAAAACTCGTGGTTAACATTCAAaactatttcatgaaaaaaaaaactatagaaAAGGAGGAGAAAGAGAGCTTTCGATAGGTGCAAACAATACGAATAAAGAAAGTCAAATAACATTAATTTTAACAGTtcaattacttaaataaaa encodes:
- the LOC108458673 gene encoding bZIP transcription factor 29-like, giving the protein MKMEGSNSIPKPQSNLDIPFSNASQMASPSPSPSSSPSPSPSYMRLSPENNNSKRPGIPPSHPNNPTASLPYSQQLIGSRPNAQHGAPSHSRSLSQPTFFSLDRLPPWCPPPYQDPPVSSASDPASNDVSMEERFANSNVRSSLPSPVAGGCNEFRIGESSSLPPRKGHRRSSSDVPLGFSTMIQSLPQSIPIGNPGVLDRSVSGRDTSFGVGKPIQLVKRESEWRKDTGSNLEVTGERKSEVDVADDLFNAYMNLENLETLNSSGTEDRDMDSKASGTKTYGGESSDNEVDSRVHKHPINIQGMSSGVSSEKREGVKRRAAGDIAPTVRHYRSVSMDSYMGSLQFDEDTPKIPPSGNHGNHHSPGSSGDANSSKFNFELGSSEFNESELKKIMENEKLAEMASVDPKRVKRILANRQSAARSKQRKMQYIAELEQKVQTLQTEATTLSAQLTMLQRDSAGLTSQNNELKFRLQAMEQQAQLKDALNEALAAEVQRLKLTAAEFSGEVHLSNCMAQQLSIDHQMLQLQPQQQQQLNIYQMQQQHQPQQGHDNQSQTQQQNGDASAANESK